ATAGAAAAATAGGATTCACCGAAAATTTTTGATTTTCTTTTGGAGTATAGATCCCATTTTTATAAAATGCATCAAATGCTCTTGTTGCAAATACTTTTGAAAATATTGGTGGTTGGTGTGCTAATGCTTGAGAATAGGCAACTGTATGTGAGGTGATAGATTTTTGCAAAAGCTCCTCTCTTGTAAAGTAACCTTTGTTTTTAATCAGCGTCATTGCTGTTGCCACTTGAATTCCATAAAGTTCAATTTCTGGTTCAATTAATTTTGATAAAAACTCAAGTGCTTTGAGTGCTTTATCATTTTTGCTAAGAATAATTTTTTTACTATTATTAGAATCTATTTGAATTATATTAATTTGATTTAAAATATTAATACAAGAATTTGCTAGCAACTCACTTGATGTATCAGTGTCCCAAAATAACTCATCATACCAAATTTTTCTAATATTATCTAATATGTACTCAACATTTAAATAATTTTTATCTTCATTTTTAGTGTTTAATAGAAAATGAGCTATAATGCCAAAAGGAGATAATAAATGAAAAATAGTTCCTCGATACCACCATAAATTCATCACTTTTTCTGTTTTGATTTTATAATTAATCTCAGAATTTTCATTAGTTATCTTTTCCATTAATTGCCATCTTTCACCCATTTTAAAAGTTTGCTCAATCAAAGAATTTATTTCTGTTAACTTATTTTTTATTTGAAGATTATTGCTATCTTTATTTTCAGACTCATTAAAATATATATTTAAAAACTCTAAAATATTATCTGCATGATGGGTTGTTGATACTTTCCAATTTGTTTCTTTTGCAAAAGAATTAATAAGATGATTAATTAATAATGCCTTGCATTGAAGCTCCTCGCTATTAATAGTAGCATGAACTGGCTGAGTCAGTAAGCATGTTGCAAGTATAGATGTTGCAGAAGCTGTTGCTGCAGAGTTAATTTTTTGATTGACTCTATTAGCAATGTGCTTTACAAAGTCTTGAATTTGTGGTTCACGATAATCAATATTATCTGGTATTTCATTAAATAACTGCGGTAAAAAAGCGTTTTCAATAGACACTCCTTTAGGAATTTCAAGTTTAACTTTATTAATATATTCGCTCCAAATTTTACCAACTTGAATAGGTTCTCCAAAAGATACATCAACGCTACCATAATTAGTAAATATTTTTCTAATCCCATTTAAAAATTGAAAAGCATTTTCTTTTTGCTTTTTTGCTCCTTTTAATTCTTTTGCATAGGTATCGTCTTCCATAACCTTATCGTACCCAAAATACACAGGAATAATATATGTATTTTCTGATTTTCTTTTAATGATACTTTGAATACAAATATTTAACATTCCAGTTTTGGGAGATAATAATTTACCAATGCGGCTCCGCCCTCCTTCTTGAAAAAACTCTACTGGAAAGCTGTTTTGTAATAAATAATTGACATACTCTGCAAATGTGTGAGCGTAAGCTTTATTGCCTGAAAAGCTACGGCGAATAAAAAAGGCACCACCTCTTCTAAGAATAGGCCCAATTGGCCAAAAATTAAGATTGATACCTGCAGCAATATGGGGCACAACAAAGCCTTTTTTAAACAGCACATAATTTAAAAGAAGATAATCAAAATGGCTGCGATGGCATGGCATCCAAATAACTTGACCATCTTTTGCACTTCTTTCTACGCCTTCAAAATTTCTGACTCTGACTCCTTCAAAAATTTTTGTCCAAATAAAGTCAAAAAATTTTTCAAGTGCTCGAATCGTTAGATAATTATAATTTGCGCCAATTTCGTGAATGTAACGGACAATATGCTCTTCTGTTTTTATAGGATTGTCGCTTGAAGAAATAAATTTTTTTGAACTTGGTGACGATAAAACCCATTGGCAAATTTTATCATTATCATAGAGAGTGGGTCCAAAAGCAGCTGTTCTTTCTTTAGCAAATTCAATATTAAATTGACGACGAATACGCCGAGCATGTTCTATTTCGAGATCTTCAATTGTTTGGTTATTTGTTGACTCAAGAAGTTTGTTTTGAATTTGTCCTTCAATATGTGCAGCTGTCATTGTTTTTCCAAAAGAAACATTAACCTCTCCACGGTGTAAAATGAGCATAAAAAGTTTTTGCAGCGCGTTTCCTGTTCCGTCGTCTGGAAATAATGAACGGAGAAAAAATCCTTTTTCATTGCGTTCTGGTGCTCTGCTCCAAAAAACGCTAACTGGCATAAATATAATTTTTTCAGATTTGATTCGTGGATCATGACGTAAAAGCTTAATGAAGTCATGCAAAAAACGTTCTTTGTGTATTTCAGAAAAATGAAAGCGACCCGATTTTAAAGCGAGTAATGCTGCATGACGAAATCTTTTTGATTTTGCTTCGGTTTTAATTTTCTTGAGACCATAACTTTTAAGAACCTTATTTAAAACAATCGTATCCATGATTGACATGCGAGGAAAAACATAGATAACTGCTTTTCCTTCAATTTGATTTAAAAATGTTTCTTTAGTGACTGATTTAGGATAAATTTTTGTTCGCATAAAAAAAGACAGTGAGGTATATAACCAAGCCCAGCGAGTAAAATGGATTCCCATTATTTTATACATATTGATTATCTCCGCATAACTAACTTAAGGCCTTATTTACCAAATCAGAAAGATTTTGAGTTGCCGCAGAATTATCTGCTAAAATGATATTGTCAATGAGACGTGTTGTCAGTCCTTCAAAATTGATATGTTGAGCAATCGCAACAACTGTGTCGTCAAATAACTGATCGTCGCATTTTTGAAGAAGATTGTGGGCATTTCTAAATTCAAAATATTGAGGGCTCAAATTTTCTTTGTTTAATTCTTGTTTAGCCACTTCATTGAGTTTTGAGACTTGTCTTTCGCCAGAAAGATACAATTTGGCTATCTGTGCGAGTGCTTTGGGAATTGCTGTTGCTTTTTGCCTTGCTTCTGGTTTTAAGTAGCGATTTCGACTTGAGAAAGCAAGGCCGTCGGTTTCTCGAATTGTGGGTGCCATGATAATTTTGGTGGGATGCGCCAGATCTGATGCCATTTTTTTAATAATTTGAACTTGTTGAAAGTCTTTTTGCCCTAAATACATGTTGTTAGCTTGAATGATATTCATGAATAAAAGAACGACGGTGCACACGCCTTTAAAATGTCCAGGTCTATAAGCTCCACACAGTATTTCTGAGATTTGAGGGACAGACACTTCGGCTAAAAAATGTTCTGGATACATTTCTTCTATGGTGGGAGCGAAAACTGCAGTGGCTCCATATCGCTCCGCAGTTTCTAGGTCCTTTTGAAAGGTACGCGGGTATTTTGCAAAATCTTCGTTGGCGCAAACTGTTTTGGATTTACAAAAATTGAAACAATTGTAAATTCATTTTCAGATGCAGACAGGGAAATGAGTTTGCCATGTCCTTCATGTAGTGCACCCATTGTTGGAACAAAACCTAAAGACAGTTGTCCTAAGTGAGATTTTTTTTCTTGTAAAAAAGTACGAAGTTCTTGGCGACGGGTTAATACGACAATTGACATTGAATATCCTCCAGAGCATGTGCAATGAGCACATTGTCTATTACATACTCTTCCACTTTAGAATTGTCATGAGCAGGCTTTTAAAGCTTATGGGGATGGGGAAGTAAGACAATTTAAGTCTGATCAAATCATGGACAATAAAAAAATAAAATTTTTCTTGAATAAATCTCATAGTTAGGTTTGAACGCTTTAAGAGAACGAGGTCCTTTATACTTGAAGGTGTGTCGTGTTTTACATTCATTCATTTCTTTTTAAATTATGACTAATTTTTTACAAAATTCAAGTAGAGTGAGATGTGATAACAGTGGAGTGTTTTTTTGAAAAGCATTTTAGGGGTTTGTATGAAAATTGCCGTAGCGCAAATTAAAGTTATATCTTCAAATAGTAAAGTTAATTTTGAATTAATGCAAAAACAAGTTGAGATTGCAGTTAAAAATCAAATTGACTGTATTATTTTTCCTGAAATGTGTTTACCTGGGTACTTTAATGGAGATAAGTGGGAGCAGACTGCTTTTTTAAAAGAATGTGAATATTTTCATGAGAAGCTTTGTAAACTATCTTTAAATATTGTGATTATTTTTGGTTCGGTAGGAATTGATTGGCATAAAAAAAATGAAGATGGCAGAGTGCGCAAATACAATGCTGTATATTTTGCGGTAAATGGTCAATTTCTGATTAATAAAAAGACAGAGTATCCTTTTTGGATTAAAACTTTACAACCAAATTATAGAGAATTTGATGATTCTAGACATTTTTATGATTTGCGAAAATTGGCATTTGAAAAGCAATGCTCTCCATGCGATCTTTATCAAGCGGCAGTTTTTAAATTTAAAAATCGCAAAGTTCGTATTGGAGTTTCAATTTGTGAAGATGCATGGAGTCATGATTATTCCTTTTCTCCGCTCAGCAGTTTTGCACAATGTGATGAACATGATTTTTTTGTAAATTTAAGTGCCTCTCCTTATACCTTAAATAAACGAAAAAAAAGAGAAGATGTATTTAATTCTATAGCTAAAAATATAAATATTCCTATTTTTTATGTAAACTGTGTTGGTATTCAAAATAATGGTAAAAATATATATGGTTTTGATGGCTCCTCCGCTTTTTATAGTGTGCATGGATCATTAATTAAGTTGGGTGATTTTTTTAGGGAGTCGTTAATTTTTGGAGAATTTGATTTTAGTAAAAAAGTTTTTTTACCTGAAAATTATAAAATAACTGATGATATTGTACAAATTGAAGAAATAAGAATTGCTCTAGAATATATTTTAAGGGAATGTCTATTAGAGTGGAAAATAAATCATGTTGTGATTGGAGTGAGTGGAGGAATTGATTCGGCTTTAAGTGCAGTTTTGTTTTCAAGAGTATTAGGCTCTGAAAATGTTTATTTAGTAAATATGCCATCGAAATTCAATTCTATTTTAACTATATCTGCTGCAAAAAAACTTGCAGAAAACTTGAAGTGTCCATATGCATCATTAGATATTGAAAAGTCAATTTTGTATACGGATTCTCAAATTCGTGAATTAAATTTTGAAAGAAGTCAATTAGTTCCTAAATTAACAGAATTAGTATTTGAAAATATACAATCACGTGATCGCGGATCTCGGTTATTAGCAGCTCTTACTGCTTCGTTAGGAGCAGTGTTTTCATGCAATGCAAATAAAACAGAATTAACAGTTGGTTATTCTACTCTTTATGGTGATTTAGCCGGATTTTTGTGTCCTTTAGGTGATTTGTGGAAGTTTTATGTGTATGAACTTGCAAAACACTACAATGAAAATATATATCATAAACAAATTATACCAAATGATACTTTAAATGTGATACCAAGTGCAGAGCTTAGTAATAATCAGAATGTTATGGAAAATAAAGGTGATCCTATTCAGTATTTATACCACGATTTTTTATTTCGTTCTTGGGTAGAGCATTGGGATAGAAAAACTCCTGAAGACTGTTTAAGAGCTTATTTAGATAACACATTAGATTCTTTAATTGGGTGTAAGGCTGGCTTAAGTAAGGAGTTATTTCCAACGGTAGACTTATTTATTTCTGACTTAGAAAGATGGTGGCAAAATTATCAAGGTTTGGCCGCTTTTAAGAGGGTGCAGAGTCCTCCAATTGTTTCAATTACTAAACGAGCATTTGGATACGATCATCGTGAGAATATTTGTGGTGCGACTTTCACAGAAACCTATATAAACTTGAAAAAATCACTTTTAAATCCTGAAAATAATATTTAAATGAACGTAATTTTTAATTTTCTTATTTTTATTTAAATTGATTTTAGTCCTTGTTTTTTAAGTATTTCTTGATGGTATATATGGAGATATTATCTATGTTTTGTGTAATAGATGGAAATAAATTCTACTTTAAATATAATAAAATTTTAAAATTTTTTTTTAATCTTTATATCTATTAAAGTAATAAATTTATTGGCTTATAAAATAATGAAATAAATTTTACTTTTTATTTTACATGAAAAAAGTAGATTCATTTAAAATCATGTAGTAACAAAATTACTTTTGGAGAAAGGATTCTTCAAATCGTTAAGGAGTAAAAACTTTATGGACGAAGTGAAACAAAACAAAGACGAAGATAGACATATTAGGAACTTATCACAGTACCTTGAAAAATTTCACTTAGCTACCGGCTTTCAAAACAAAGAAGTTGCAGAACTTTTGAAAATGGACAAAAGCTATTACAATAAAATTCGGCTTAAAAAATTTTCGCCAATTTCTAATAGTATTTCTATTTTAAAAAAATTTGCTTCTTTAAATAATAAAAGTATTATTCAATTTATAGCTGAGATAGAAGAAATCGAATTAGATCAAAATATTTTAGATTTAAATGATGAAGATTGGCAGTATATTATTAAAAAAGTATTTATTGATGTAGGACCGGTGGTACGAAAATTACTGATTCAGGATAGAA
This region of Spirobacillus cienkowskii genomic DNA includes:
- a CDS encoding 1-acyl-sn-glycerol-3-phosphate acyltransferase translates to MYKIMGIHFTRWAWLYTSLSFFMRTKIYPKSVTKETFLNQIEGKAVIYVFPRMSIMDTIVLNKVLKSYGLKKIKTEAKSKRFRHAALLALKSGRFHFSEIHKERFLHDFIKLLRHDPRIKSEKIIFMPVSVFWSRAPERNEKGFFLRSLFPDDGTGNALQKLFMLILHRGEVNVSFGKTMTAAHIEGQIQNKLLESTNNQTIEDLEIEHARRIRRQFNIEFAKERTAAFGPTLYDNDKICQWVLSSPSSKKFISSSDNPIKTEEHIVRYIHEIGANYNYLTIRALEKFFDFIWTKIFEGVRVRNFEGVERSAKDGQVIWMPCHRSHFDYLLLNYVLFKKGFVVPHIAAGINLNFWPIGPILRRGGAFFIRRSFSGNKAYAHTFAEYVNYLLQNSFPVEFFQEGGRSRIGKLLSPKTGMLNICIQSIIKRKSENTYIIPVYFGYDKVMEDDTYAKELKGAKKQKENAFQFLNGIRKIFTNYGSVDVSFGEPIQVGKIWSEYINKVKLEIPKGVSIENAFLPQLFNEIPDNIDYREPQIQDFVKHIANRVNQKINSAATASATSILATCLLTQPVHATINSEELQCKALLINHLINSFAKETNWKVSTTHHADNILEFLNIYFNESENKDSNNLQIKNKLTEINSLIEQTFKMGERWQLMEKITNENSEINYKIKTEKVMNLWWYRGTIFHLLSPFGIIAHFLLNTKNEDKNYLNVEYILDNIRKIWYDELFWDTDTSSELLANSCINILNQINIIQIDSNNSKKIILSKNDKALKALEFLSKLIEPEIELYGIQVATAMTLIKNKGYFTREELLQKSITSHTVAYSQALAHQPPIFSKVFATRAFDAFYKNGIYTPKENQKFSVNPIFLSRISSFLNLSIWSECTYKY
- the nadE gene encoding NAD(+) synthase, with translation MKIAVAQIKVISSNSKVNFELMQKQVEIAVKNQIDCIIFPEMCLPGYFNGDKWEQTAFLKECEYFHEKLCKLSLNIVIIFGSVGIDWHKKNEDGRVRKYNAVYFAVNGQFLINKKTEYPFWIKTLQPNYREFDDSRHFYDLRKLAFEKQCSPCDLYQAAVFKFKNRKVRIGVSICEDAWSHDYSFSPLSSFAQCDEHDFFVNLSASPYTLNKRKKREDVFNSIAKNINIPIFYVNCVGIQNNGKNIYGFDGSSAFYSVHGSLIKLGDFFRESLIFGEFDFSKKVFLPENYKITDDIVQIEEIRIALEYILRECLLEWKINHVVIGVSGGIDSALSAVLFSRVLGSENVYLVNMPSKFNSILTISAAKKLAENLKCPYASLDIEKSILYTDSQIRELNFERSQLVPKLTELVFENIQSRDRGSRLLAALTASLGAVFSCNANKTELTVGYSTLYGDLAGFLCPLGDLWKFYVYELAKHYNENIYHKQIIPNDTLNVIPSAELSNNQNVMENKGDPIQYLYHDFLFRSWVEHWDRKTPEDCLRAYLDNTLDSLIGCKAGLSKELFPTVDLFISDLERWWQNYQGLAAFKRVQSPPIVSITKRAFGYDHRENICGATFTETYINLKKSLLNPENNI